Proteins from a genomic interval of Dendropsophus ebraccatus isolate aDenEbr1 chromosome 6, aDenEbr1.pat, whole genome shotgun sequence:
- the LOC138795164 gene encoding sterile alpha motif domain-containing protein 12-like, translated as MAAPHQGLVSQESEDEEIWEKPVSDWSVTDVCSWLQYGPLQNAAGLVQAAYSHHITGRALLRLTDHLLQRMGIQQENLRQSILVEVLELKLQQEIQQLLLIAECETEQE; from the exons ATGGCTGCTCCACACCAG GGTTTAGTGTCACAGGAGTCGGAGGATGAGGAGATCTGGGAGAAGCCGGTGAGTGACTGGTCTGTAACAGATGTCTGCTCCTGGCTGCAGTACGGGCCCTTACAGAATGCAGCCGGCCTGGTCCAAGCAGCTTATTCCCATCACATAACAG GACGGGCTCTACTGAGGTTGACTGATCATTTGCTGCAGAGGATGGGAATTCAACAAGAAAATTTACGTCAATCGATTCTTGTAGAAGTTTTAGAGCTGAAGCTACAGCAGGAAATCCAGCAGCTGCTGCTGATTGCAGAGTGTGAGACGGAGCAGGAATAA